Proteins from a genomic interval of Medicago truncatula cultivar Jemalong A17 chromosome 3, MtrunA17r5.0-ANR, whole genome shotgun sequence:
- the LOC112420230 gene encoding CENP-B homolog protein 2-like, with the protein MENVVYEWFLQHQERVNITGELILQKARDTMKLLHPHDDSDFNFSTGWLGKFKHRHGIKSFRHFGESGSVDVQDMEQKLVSIREKIDQFPMKDVFNMDETGLFYRLQADHSLATKQLEGRKQDKERLTVVICCNEDGSEKIPLWIIGKCAKPRCFKNVNMNSFDCQYRANKKAWMTSVLFDEYVRSFDQMMHGRRVLLVVDNCPAHPRNIEGLRNVELFFLPPNVTSKIQPCDAGIIRAFKMH; encoded by the coding sequence ATGGAGAATGTTGTTTATGAGTGGTTTCTACAACATCAAGAACGTGTGAATATCACAGGAGAATTAATTTTGCAGAAGGCAAGAGATACAATGAAACTCTTGCACCCTCATGATGATTCAGATTTTAACTTCTCTACAGGATGGCTTGGGAAATTCAAGCACCGACATGGCATAAAGTCATTTCGTCATTTTGGCGAGAGTGGGTCTGTTGATGTACAAGACATGGAGCAGAAATTGGTATCGATTCGAGAGAAAATTGATCAGTTCCCTATGAAAGATGTTTTCAATATGGATGAAACTGGGTTGTTTTATAGGCTACAAGCTGATCATTCACTGGCAACAAAACAACTTGAAGGaagaaaacaagataaagaaagGCTGACAGTAGTTATTTGTTGCAATGAAGATGGCTCTGAAAAAATCCCTCTATGGATTATTGGGAAATGTGCAAAGCCTCGTTGCTTCAAGAATGTCAACATGAATAGCTTTGATTGTCAGTATCGAGCTAACAAAAAAGCATGGATGACTAGTGTGCTTTTTGATGAATATGTTCGTTCATTTGACCAAATGATGCATGGTAGAAGAGTTCTACTTGTGGTGGATAATTGTCCAGCACATCCAAGAAATATTGAAGGGCTAAGAAACGTTGAGTTGTTCTTCTTGCCACCCAACGTGACATCAAAGATTCAACCTTGCGATGCTGGGATAATAAGAGCTTTCAAGATGCATTAA
- the LOC11439452 gene encoding iron-sulfur cluster assembly scaffold protein IscU: MLRIAKKLVQTASFETPNPAIRVLPRFYHERVVDHYDNPRNVGSFDKNDPTVGTGLVGAPACGDVMKLQIKVDENGKIIDARFKTFGCGSAIASSSVATEWVKGKQMEEVLTIKNTEIAKHLSLPPVKLHCSMLAEDAIKAAVKDYEAKRASATAATGDKSATA, from the exons atgcTGAGAATCGCAAAGAAACTCGTGCAAACGGCGTCGTTTGAGACGCCAAATCCAGCAATTAGGGTTCTTCCACGATTCTACCACGAGAGGGTGGTGGATCACTACGACAATCCCCGGAATGTTGGATCCTTCGATAAGAATGATCCAACGGTGGGAACTGGTCTTGTTGGTGCACCCGCTTGTGGTGATGTCATGAAGCTTCAAATCAAGGTTGATGAGAATGGGAAAATCATTGATGCTCGCTTTAAGACCTTTGGTTGTGGTTCCGCCATTGCTTCATCTTCTGTTG CTACTGAATGGGTAAAGGGAAAGCAAATGGAGGAGGTTTTAACCATTAAGAACAC TGAGATTGCAAAGCATCTTTCACTCCCGCCAGTTAAGCTTCACTGCAGCATGCTTGCTGAGGATGCTATAAAAGCAGCTGTTAAAGATTATGAAGCTAAGCGTGCCTCGGCTACTGCGGCCACAGGAGACAAATCTGCCACTGCATGA